Proteins co-encoded in one Lacerta agilis isolate rLacAgi1 chromosome 6, rLacAgi1.pri, whole genome shotgun sequence genomic window:
- the LOC117049242 gene encoding microspherule protein 1-like, with amino-acid sequence MASGTASRSEDEESLAGQKRSSSQVSGAIPKRRSSSRFIKRKKFDDELVESSLAKSSSRAKGPSGVEPGRCSGSEPSSSEKKKVSKSVSAPVTPSPAPNPSLTKRMKKSKQPLQVTKDLGRWKPTDDLLLINAVLQFLTGGGCVALAPTA; translated from the coding sequence ATGGCGTCGGGCACAGCGAGCCGCTCTGAAGACGAAGAGTCTCTGGCAGGGCAAAAAAGGAGCTCCTCACAGGTGTCGGGTGCCATTCCAAAACGGCGCAGTTCTTCCAGGTTCATCAAGCGGAAGAAGTTTGATGATGAACTGGTAGAGAGCAGCCTTGCCAAATCATCCAGCCGGGCCAAGGGCCCCAGCGGGGTGGAGCCAGGGCGTTGCTCTGGCAGTGAACCCTCTTCCAGTGAGAAGAAAAAGGTGTCCAAATCTGTCTCTGCACCTGTCACTCCAAGCCCAGCTCCAAACCCCAGCCTCACCAAGCGGATGAAGAAGAGCAAGCAGCCCTTGCAGGTCACCAAGGATTTGGGCCGCTGGAAACCCACTGATGATTTGTTGCTGATCAATGCTGTGCTTCAGTTCCTGACAGGTGGTGGTTGCGTTGCATTAGCTCCCACCGCCTAG